In Daucus carota subsp. sativus chromosome 4, DH1 v3.0, whole genome shotgun sequence, one DNA window encodes the following:
- the LOC108218986 gene encoding calcium-transporting ATPase 10, plasma membrane-type isoform X1, translated as MSEEEKPSPYRRHDNDLEAGINEFEEEEDSGPFDILRTKSASVDRLKRWRQAALVLNASRRFRYTLDLKKEEEKKQVITKIRTHAQVIRAAYLFQAAGKQELGTAPKLPVTTVPSGDHGSKPEQLASMTRNHDFSALQNYGGVNGLADTLKTSLDKGINGNEADILERKDVYGSNTYPRKKGRSFWRFLLDACRDTTLIILMVAAAASLVLGIKTEGLSEGWYDGGSIALAVVIVVVVTALSDYKQSLQFQNLNEEKQNIHLEVTRGGRRVEISIFDIVVGDVLPLKIGDQVPADGVLISGQSLAIDESSMTGESKIVQKDHKAPFLMSGCKVADGYGTMLVTSVGINTEWGLLMASISEDNGEETPLQVRLNGVATFIGIVGLMVAVSVLVVLLARYFTGHSEDEEGNQEYFPGKTKASDAIDGAIKIFTVAVTIVVVAVPEGLPLAVTLTLAYSMRKMMADKALVRRLSACETMGSATTICSDKTGTLTLNLMTVVDAYICGKKFDPSENQSVLPPKVASLLIEGIAQNTTGSVFKSEDGEVEVSGSPTEKAILQWGVNLGMAFDDVRSGSSIIHAFPFNSEKKRGGVAVQLTDSNVHLHWKGAAEIVLACCSSYINVDEGLVPIEEDQRMLFKKAIEDMAAGSLRCVALAYKKCGRDTVPDNEEELAHWQLPEDDLVLLAIVGLKDPCRPSVKVAVQLCIDAGVKVRMVTGDNLQTARAIALECGILQSDEDATVPNIIEGKTFREYSEADRLIAAEKISVMGRSSPNDKLLLVQALRKNGHVVAVTGDGTNDAPALHEADIGLAMGIQGTEVAKESSDIIILDDNFASVVKVVRWGRSVYANIQKFIQFQLTVNVAALVINVVAAVSDGDVPLNAVQLLWVNLIMDTLGALALATEPPTDHLMKRSPVGRREPLITNIMWRNLLVQAFYQVCVLLVLNFHGKSILNLEHEKKEHAEKVKNTLIFNAFVLSQIFNEFNARKPDEMNVFKGVTKNRLFMGIVGITLVLQVIIIMFLGKFTTTVRLSWKLWLVSIIIGFISWPLAAIGKLIPVPDKPLSSFFTRKLLRRRTSRGSAG; from the exons ATGAGTGAAGAGGAGAAACCGTCGCCGTATAGGCGACATGATAATGATCTGGAGGCCGGCATTAATGAGTTCGAGGAGGAAGAGGATTCAGGACCTTTCGATATTTTGCGAACCAAGAGCGCCTCCGTTGATCGACTCAAACGATGGAGA CAAGCGGCACTTGTGCTAAATGCTTCTCGTAGATTTAGGTACACATTGGATCTGAAAAAGGAAGAGGAAAAGAAGCAGGTTATAACAAAAATCAGAACACATGCACAAGTCATACGG GCTGCCTACCTTTTCCAAGCAGCCGGGAAGCAAGAATTGGGCA CTGCCCCGAAGTTGCCAGTAACTACAGTCCCTTCTGGTGATCATGGTAGTAAACCGGAGCAACTCGCGTCAATGACAAGGAATCATGATTTCTCTGCTTTGCAAAATTATGGCGGG GTAAATGGACTGGCTGACACGTTGAAGACAAGTTTAGATAAAGGTATCAATGGGAATGAGGCTGATATTTTGGAGCGGAAGGATGTATATGGATCAAATACGTATCCGAGGAAAAAAGGGCGAAGCTTTTGG AGATTTCTCTTGGATGCATGTCGCGATACTACTTTAATAATTCTGATGGTAGCTGCAGCTGCTTCTTTGGTCCTGGGCATAAAGACGGAG GGTTTATCTGAAGGTTGGTATGATGGTGGTAGCATTGCCTTAGCGGtcgtaattgttgttgttgtcaCAG CTCTCAGTGACTATAAACAGTCTCTTCAATTTCAAAATCTAAACGAGGAGAAGCAAAATATACATTTGGAG GTTACTAGAGGTGGTAGAAGAGTAGAGATATCAAtatttgatattgttgttgGTGATGTTTTACCTCTAAAAATTGGTGATCAG GTCCCTGCTGACGGTGTTCTAATATCTGGGCAGTCCCTTGCAATTGATGAGTCCAGTATGACTGGGGAGAGCAAGATC GTTCAAAAGGATCATAAAGCACCGTTTCTTATGTCTGGTTGTAAGGTAGCCGATGGTTATGGGACTATGCTG GTTACAAGTGTTGGGATTAATACTGAATGGGGATTGCTAATGGCTAGCATTTCAGAAGATAATGGCGAAGAAACCCCATTACAG GTCCGTTTGAATGGAGTTGCAACATTTATTGGTATAGTTGGCCTAATGGTGGCTGTATCTGTTCTTGTTGTTCTTCTAGCCAG ATATTTTACCGGGCACAGCGAGGATGAGGAAGGGAATCAAGAGTATTTTCCTGGCAAGACTAAAGCTAGTGATGCTATTGATGGAGCAATTAAAATTTTCACCGTTGCA GTCACCATTGTTGTTGTAGCTGTTCCAGAAGGGCTTCCTTTAGCTGTCACTTTAAC GCTTGCCTATTCAATGAGAAAAATGATGGCTGACAAGGCCTTG GTCAGAAGGCTTTCTGCATGTGAAACAATGGGTTCTGCTACCACCATTTGCAGTGACAAAACAGGAACTTTGACGCTAAATTTG ATGACAGTTGTTGATGCTTACATATGTGGGAAGAAATTTGATCCTTCCGAAAATCAGTCAGTGTTACCTCCTAAAGTTGCATCACTCCTAATTGAAGGCATAGCACAGAATACAACCGGCAGTGTGTTTAAGTCCGAG GATGGCGAGGTGGAGGTTTCTGGATCACCAACTGAGAAAGCCATTCTTCAGTGGGGGGTCAAC CTAGGAATGGCTTTTGATGATGTCAGATCAGGTTCTTCTATTATTCATGCTTTTCCATTCAACTCAGAGAAAAAGCGCGGGGGTGTAGCGGTACAGCTG ACAGATTCTAATGTTCATCTGCACTGGAAAGGTGCTGCGGAGATAGTTTTAGCCTGCTGCTCAAGCTACATCAATGTCGATGAGGGCTTGGTGCCAATTGAGGAAGATCAG AGAATGTTGTTTAAAAAAGCCATCGAAGATATGGCTGCAGGAAGTCTGCGTTGTGTTGCCCTTGCTTACAAAAAATGTGGCAGAGATACTGTACCAGATAATGAAGAGGAGCTGGCTCATTGGCAATTGCCAGAGGATGACCTCGTCTTGCTTGCTATTGTAGGACTGAAG GATCCTTGCCGCCCTAGTGTTAAAGTTGCTGTTCAACTTTGCATTGATGCTGGCGTCAAG GTGAGAATGGTCACCGGTGACAATCTTCAAACTGCAAGAGCAATTGCTTTGGAATGTGGCATACTTCAGTCAGATGAGGATGCTACTGTACCTAATATCATAGAGGGGAAGACATTTCGTGAATACTCAGAAGCTGATAGGCTTATAGCTGCTGAGAAGATATCT GTGATGGGAAGGTCGTCCCCAAATGATAAACTGTTGCTTGTGCAAGCTTTGAGAAAGAATGGACATGTTGTTGCCGTAACTGGGGACGGCACTAATGATGCACCTGCTTTACATGAG GCTGATATTGGTCTTGCCATGGGAATCCAAggaactgaggttgcaaaagaaAGCTCCGATATTATTATATTGGATGACAATTTTGCTTCAGTTGTAAAG GTTGTTCGATGGGGCCGATCTGTCTATGCTAATATACAAAAGTTCATACAGTTCCAGTTGACAGTAAATGTTGCTGCTCTTGTGATAAATGTTGTTGCCGCCGTTTCTGATGGAGATGTACCACTTAATGCTGTGCAG CTTCTATGGGTGAATCTTATTATGGATACTCTTGGAGCACTTGCTCTGGCTACTGAACCACCAACAGACCACCTCATGAAAAGATCTCCTGTCGGTCGAAG AGAACCTCTAATAACGAATATTATGTGGAGAAATTTGCTTGTCCAG GCTTTCTATCAAGTCTGCGTCCTGCTTGTCCTTAATTTTCATGGCAAAAGTATTCTGAACCTGGAGCATGAAAAAAAGGAACATGCTGAGAAAGTGAAAAATACATTGATTTTCAATGCTTTTGTTCTGTCTCAG ATATTTAATGAATTCAATGCACGCAAGCCTGACGAGATGAATGTATTCAAAGGTGTTACCAAGAATCGTTTATTCATGGGG
- the LOC108219066 gene encoding protein TRANSPARENT TESTA 9 isoform X2 produces MNSVSGFRYLTDQLMKVQVVNEVNKDFVIEALRSIAELITYGDQHDASFFEFFMEKQVMGEFVRVLRISKTVIISLQLLQTVSIMIQNLKSEHSIYYMFSNEYINYLITYKFDFRNEELVSYYISFLRAISGKLNKNTISLLIKTQNDEVVAFPLYEEAIRFAFHEESMVRTAVRSLTLNVYHVGDESVNTYVASRPRADYFVKLIEFFRDQCISLNELVGNTTNNKSSEATSKILSAVDDIEDNLYYFSDVISAGIPDVGRLITDNLLKLLIFPYLLPSLRMEVIYEMRFDAVASLYVLCCILRIVKIKDLANTVAAALFCHIEAFIPSSEARLNGCTCGICFTQESQEASNGVDALQTDSGSSQNSTACLQKTIKVSLLDHKESCLALRDALLSYIAVGDDVQVMGSINVMATLLQAKELDESMLDALGILPERKKHKKLLLQALVGEGSGEEQLFSEEGNVIKEGCGDELTSYIDRLKNQYGVSCSCPEVAESPRIHKNQVFDALVSLFCRSDISAETLWDGGWLLRQLLPYRETEFNNNHLNLLKDSYMKCNSRLIEEFRGSWPDLLITVLCDEWRKCKRAIEASSPRKELKCILLPQHKLLAEDQSDSSLAAGERMRELVKVFVLFHQLRIFSVGRPLPDQPPINPPIDFPEKCRAKIAGVDNIGPKPSTELSLADAVPCKIAFERGKERHFFFLAISLGSSGWVVLAEELSSKVRRGVVRIIAPLAGCNPKIDDKHSRWLHLRIRPTTFPLRDAVNFTAQAKTKSRPLVDGRWTLAFRDESSCKFAQSMVVEELNLQSKEVERRLGPLLDFERAVNYLNSSDLEPSSPRIPVNSL; encoded by the exons ATGAACTCAG TTTCTGGGTTCAGATATTTAACTGATCAGCTGATGAAGGTTCAGGTTGTTAACGAGGTGAACAAG GATTTTGTGATTGAGGCACTGAGATCAATTGCGGAGTTGATAACATATGGTGACCAACATGATGCCAGCTTCTTCGA GTTTTTTATGGAGAAGCAAGTCATGGGGGAGTTTGTGCGTGTACTGAGAATTAGTAAAACTGTGATTATTTCACTTCAGTTATTGCAAACAGTGAGCATTATGATTCAAAATCTTAAAAGTGAACACTCCATAT ATTATATGTTCAGTAATGAGTATATTAACTATCTCATAACCTATAAATTTGACTTCCGGAATGAAGAGCTAGTGTCTTACTACATATCttttttaag AGCAATAAGTGGGAAGTTGAACAAGAATACCATCTCGCTACTCATCAAGACACAAAAT GATGAAGTCGTTGCCTTTCCTCTTTATGAAGAAGCAATACGGTTCGCTTTCCATGAAGAGAGCATGGTTCGTACTGCTGTACGTTCCTTGACGCTAAATGTGTATCATG TTGGAGATGAATCAGTAAATACATATGTTGCCAGCAGGCCCCGTGCAgattattttgtgaagttaaTTGAATTTTTCAGGGATCAGTGCATAAGCTTAAATGAATTGGTGGGGAATACCACAAA TAACAAGAGTTCTGAAGCAACCTCTAAAATTCTCTCTGCCGTTGATGACATTGAAGATAATCTCTACTATTTTAGTGATGTGATATCTGCGGGGATTCCTGATGTTGGGAGGTTGATTACAGACAACTTACTgaagcttttgatatttccttACCTTCTTCCTTCTCTGAGGATGGAAGTAATCTAT GAAATGAGGTTTGATGCTGTGGCCTCTCTCTATGTACTTTGTTGCATTCTGCGCATTGTTAAGATTAAAGATCTGGCAAACACTGTTGCTGCTGCCCTTTTCTGTCACATTGAAGCCTTTATTCCCAGTTCTGAAGCTAGGCTTAATGGCTGCACATGTGGTATCTGTTTTACCCAAGAAAGCCAAGAGGCATCCAATGGTGTTGATGCTTTGCAGACTGACTCTGGAAGCTCTCAGAACTCGACTGCCTGTTTACAAAAAACTATAAAAGTCTCGTTACTTGATCACAAGGAATCATGTCTTGCTTTAAG GGATGCTTTGCTCTCATATATCGCCGTTGGGGATGATGTCCAAGTTATGGGTTCTATAAATGTGATGGCTACACTATTACAAGCAAAAG AACTTGATGAATCAATGCTAGATGCTCTTGGAATTCTGCCTGAGCGCAAGAAGCATAAGAAGCTACTGTTG CAAGCTCTGGTAGGTGAAGGCTCTGGAGAAGAACAACTCTTTTCTGAAGAAGGCAACGTAATTAAAGAGGGGTGTGGAGACGAACTTACTAGCTACATAGATAGATTAAAG aatCAGTATGGAGTATCGTGCTCCTGCCCAGAAGTTGCAGAAAGCCCTCGTATACAcaaaaatcaa GTTTTTGACGCATTGGTCAGTCTTTTTTGTCGATCAGATATCTCTGCAGAAACATTGTGGGATGGTGGGTGGCTTCTACGACAGTTGCTTCCTTATAGGGAAACTGAGTTCAACAACAACCACCTTAATTTACTGAAA GATTCATATATGAAGTGCAATAGTCGTCTCATTGAAGAATTTAGAGGATCCTGGCCTGATCTACTTATAACAGTCCTCTGTGATGAATGGAGAAAATGCAAAAGAG CAATTGAGGCTTCCTCACCTCGGAAAGAGCTCAAATGCATACTCCTTCCGCAACACAAGCTCTTAGCAGAAG ATCAGAGTGATTCGTCCCTTGCCGCTGGTGAAAGAATGCGGGAATTGGTGAAG GTGTTTGTACTGTTTCATCAACTCCGTATTTTCTCAGTTGGCAGACCTTTGCCGGACCAACCTCCAATAAATCCCCCAATTGATTTCCCAGAGAAGTGCAGAGCAAAAATTGCAGGTGTAGATAACATTGGTCCAAAACCAAGTACCGAGTTAAGTCTTG cTGATGCTGTGCCATGTAAAATTGCTTTTGAGAGAGGTAAAGAACGCCATTTTTTCTTTTTGGCAATCTCGCTGGGAAGCTCTGGCTGGGTTGTTCTTGCAGAAGAATTAAGCTCTAAAGTACGTCGTGGGGTGGTTCGCATTATTGCACCTTTGGCTGGATGTAAT CCAAAGATAGATGATAAGCATTCGAGATGGCTCCACCTTCGAATCCGTCCAACTACTTTTCCCCTCAGGGATGCTGTAAATTTTACTGCTCAGGCGAAAACTAAATCAAGACCTTTAGTTGATGGGAGGTGGACCCTGGCATTCCGCGACGAATCCTCTTGCAAGTTTGCACAATCAATGGTCGTTGaagaattaaatttacaaaGCAAAGAGGTGGAGAGAAGGCTGGGACCTTTGCTGGATTTTGAAAGAGCcgtcaattatttaaattcttcCGACTTGGAGCCTTCCTCACCAAGAATACCGGTCAATTCATTGTGA
- the LOC108217313 gene encoding uncharacterized protein LOC108217313 — protein sequence MCLIFCDEETRELERKPAYGKCPHCGGKVEILDVETKSRCCFLFPVCFEIKRKFRCTICSKRLVLKYY from the coding sequence ATGTGTTTAATATTTTGTGATGAAGAAACACGCGAGCTTGAAAGAAAACCCGCATATGGAAAGTGTCCACATTGTGGTGGAAAAGTAGAGATTTTAGATGTGGAGACCAAAAGTCGTTGCTGTTTTTTGTTTCCCGTGTGTTTTGAGATCAAGCGCAAGTTCCGTTGTACTATTTGTTCCAAGCGTCTTGTTCTTAAATACTactaa
- the LOC108218986 gene encoding calcium-transporting ATPase 9, plasma membrane-type isoform X2: protein MSRYYFNNSDGSCSCFFGPGHKDGALSDYKQSLQFQNLNEEKQNIHLEVTRGGRRVEISIFDIVVGDVLPLKIGDQVPADGVLISGQSLAIDESSMTGESKIVQKDHKAPFLMSGCKVADGYGTMLVTSVGINTEWGLLMASISEDNGEETPLQVRLNGVATFIGIVGLMVAVSVLVVLLARYFTGHSEDEEGNQEYFPGKTKASDAIDGAIKIFTVAVTIVVVAVPEGLPLAVTLTLAYSMRKMMADKALVRRLSACETMGSATTICSDKTGTLTLNLMTVVDAYICGKKFDPSENQSVLPPKVASLLIEGIAQNTTGSVFKSEDGEVEVSGSPTEKAILQWGVNLGMAFDDVRSGSSIIHAFPFNSEKKRGGVAVQLTDSNVHLHWKGAAEIVLACCSSYINVDEGLVPIEEDQRMLFKKAIEDMAAGSLRCVALAYKKCGRDTVPDNEEELAHWQLPEDDLVLLAIVGLKDPCRPSVKVAVQLCIDAGVKVRMVTGDNLQTARAIALECGILQSDEDATVPNIIEGKTFREYSEADRLIAAEKISVMGRSSPNDKLLLVQALRKNGHVVAVTGDGTNDAPALHEADIGLAMGIQGTEVAKESSDIIILDDNFASVVKVVRWGRSVYANIQKFIQFQLTVNVAALVINVVAAVSDGDVPLNAVQLLWVNLIMDTLGALALATEPPTDHLMKRSPVGRREPLITNIMWRNLLVQAFYQVCVLLVLNFHGKSILNLEHEKKEHAEKVKNTLIFNAFVLSQIFNEFNARKPDEMNVFKGVTKNRLFMGIVGITLVLQVIIIMFLGKFTTTVRLSWKLWLVSIIIGFISWPLAAIGKLIPVPDKPLSSFFTRKLLRRRTSRGSAG, encoded by the exons ATGTCGCGATACTACTTTAATAATTCTGATGGTAGCTGCAGCTGCTTCTTTGGTCCTGGGCATAAAGACGGAG CTCTCAGTGACTATAAACAGTCTCTTCAATTTCAAAATCTAAACGAGGAGAAGCAAAATATACATTTGGAG GTTACTAGAGGTGGTAGAAGAGTAGAGATATCAAtatttgatattgttgttgGTGATGTTTTACCTCTAAAAATTGGTGATCAG GTCCCTGCTGACGGTGTTCTAATATCTGGGCAGTCCCTTGCAATTGATGAGTCCAGTATGACTGGGGAGAGCAAGATC GTTCAAAAGGATCATAAAGCACCGTTTCTTATGTCTGGTTGTAAGGTAGCCGATGGTTATGGGACTATGCTG GTTACAAGTGTTGGGATTAATACTGAATGGGGATTGCTAATGGCTAGCATTTCAGAAGATAATGGCGAAGAAACCCCATTACAG GTCCGTTTGAATGGAGTTGCAACATTTATTGGTATAGTTGGCCTAATGGTGGCTGTATCTGTTCTTGTTGTTCTTCTAGCCAG ATATTTTACCGGGCACAGCGAGGATGAGGAAGGGAATCAAGAGTATTTTCCTGGCAAGACTAAAGCTAGTGATGCTATTGATGGAGCAATTAAAATTTTCACCGTTGCA GTCACCATTGTTGTTGTAGCTGTTCCAGAAGGGCTTCCTTTAGCTGTCACTTTAAC GCTTGCCTATTCAATGAGAAAAATGATGGCTGACAAGGCCTTG GTCAGAAGGCTTTCTGCATGTGAAACAATGGGTTCTGCTACCACCATTTGCAGTGACAAAACAGGAACTTTGACGCTAAATTTG ATGACAGTTGTTGATGCTTACATATGTGGGAAGAAATTTGATCCTTCCGAAAATCAGTCAGTGTTACCTCCTAAAGTTGCATCACTCCTAATTGAAGGCATAGCACAGAATACAACCGGCAGTGTGTTTAAGTCCGAG GATGGCGAGGTGGAGGTTTCTGGATCACCAACTGAGAAAGCCATTCTTCAGTGGGGGGTCAAC CTAGGAATGGCTTTTGATGATGTCAGATCAGGTTCTTCTATTATTCATGCTTTTCCATTCAACTCAGAGAAAAAGCGCGGGGGTGTAGCGGTACAGCTG ACAGATTCTAATGTTCATCTGCACTGGAAAGGTGCTGCGGAGATAGTTTTAGCCTGCTGCTCAAGCTACATCAATGTCGATGAGGGCTTGGTGCCAATTGAGGAAGATCAG AGAATGTTGTTTAAAAAAGCCATCGAAGATATGGCTGCAGGAAGTCTGCGTTGTGTTGCCCTTGCTTACAAAAAATGTGGCAGAGATACTGTACCAGATAATGAAGAGGAGCTGGCTCATTGGCAATTGCCAGAGGATGACCTCGTCTTGCTTGCTATTGTAGGACTGAAG GATCCTTGCCGCCCTAGTGTTAAAGTTGCTGTTCAACTTTGCATTGATGCTGGCGTCAAG GTGAGAATGGTCACCGGTGACAATCTTCAAACTGCAAGAGCAATTGCTTTGGAATGTGGCATACTTCAGTCAGATGAGGATGCTACTGTACCTAATATCATAGAGGGGAAGACATTTCGTGAATACTCAGAAGCTGATAGGCTTATAGCTGCTGAGAAGATATCT GTGATGGGAAGGTCGTCCCCAAATGATAAACTGTTGCTTGTGCAAGCTTTGAGAAAGAATGGACATGTTGTTGCCGTAACTGGGGACGGCACTAATGATGCACCTGCTTTACATGAG GCTGATATTGGTCTTGCCATGGGAATCCAAggaactgaggttgcaaaagaaAGCTCCGATATTATTATATTGGATGACAATTTTGCTTCAGTTGTAAAG GTTGTTCGATGGGGCCGATCTGTCTATGCTAATATACAAAAGTTCATACAGTTCCAGTTGACAGTAAATGTTGCTGCTCTTGTGATAAATGTTGTTGCCGCCGTTTCTGATGGAGATGTACCACTTAATGCTGTGCAG CTTCTATGGGTGAATCTTATTATGGATACTCTTGGAGCACTTGCTCTGGCTACTGAACCACCAACAGACCACCTCATGAAAAGATCTCCTGTCGGTCGAAG AGAACCTCTAATAACGAATATTATGTGGAGAAATTTGCTTGTCCAG GCTTTCTATCAAGTCTGCGTCCTGCTTGTCCTTAATTTTCATGGCAAAAGTATTCTGAACCTGGAGCATGAAAAAAAGGAACATGCTGAGAAAGTGAAAAATACATTGATTTTCAATGCTTTTGTTCTGTCTCAG ATATTTAATGAATTCAATGCACGCAAGCCTGACGAGATGAATGTATTCAAAGGTGTTACCAAGAATCGTTTATTCATGGGG
- the LOC108219066 gene encoding protein TRANSPARENT TESTA 9 isoform X1, with product MWFSFWRSRDRFTLDELRYLTDQLMKVQVVNEVNKDFVIEALRSIAELITYGDQHDASFFEFFMEKQVMGEFVRVLRISKTVIISLQLLQTVSIMIQNLKSEHSIYYMFSNEYINYLITYKFDFRNEELVSYYISFLRAISGKLNKNTISLLIKTQNDEVVAFPLYEEAIRFAFHEESMVRTAVRSLTLNVYHVGDESVNTYVASRPRADYFVKLIEFFRDQCISLNELVGNTTNNKSSEATSKILSAVDDIEDNLYYFSDVISAGIPDVGRLITDNLLKLLIFPYLLPSLRMEVIYEMRFDAVASLYVLCCILRIVKIKDLANTVAAALFCHIEAFIPSSEARLNGCTCGICFTQESQEASNGVDALQTDSGSSQNSTACLQKTIKVSLLDHKESCLALRDALLSYIAVGDDVQVMGSINVMATLLQAKELDESMLDALGILPERKKHKKLLLQALVGEGSGEEQLFSEEGNVIKEGCGDELTSYIDRLKNQYGVSCSCPEVAESPRIHKNQVFDALVSLFCRSDISAETLWDGGWLLRQLLPYRETEFNNNHLNLLKDSYMKCNSRLIEEFRGSWPDLLITVLCDEWRKCKRAIEASSPRKELKCILLPQHKLLAEDQSDSSLAAGERMRELVKVFVLFHQLRIFSVGRPLPDQPPINPPIDFPEKCRAKIAGVDNIGPKPSTELSLADAVPCKIAFERGKERHFFFLAISLGSSGWVVLAEELSSKVRRGVVRIIAPLAGCNPKIDDKHSRWLHLRIRPTTFPLRDAVNFTAQAKTKSRPLVDGRWTLAFRDESSCKFAQSMVVEELNLQSKEVERRLGPLLDFERAVNYLNSSDLEPSSPRIPVNSL from the exons ATGTGGTTTTCTTTCTGGAGATCTCGTGATCGATTCACTTTGGATGAACTCAG ATATTTAACTGATCAGCTGATGAAGGTTCAGGTTGTTAACGAGGTGAACAAG GATTTTGTGATTGAGGCACTGAGATCAATTGCGGAGTTGATAACATATGGTGACCAACATGATGCCAGCTTCTTCGA GTTTTTTATGGAGAAGCAAGTCATGGGGGAGTTTGTGCGTGTACTGAGAATTAGTAAAACTGTGATTATTTCACTTCAGTTATTGCAAACAGTGAGCATTATGATTCAAAATCTTAAAAGTGAACACTCCATAT ATTATATGTTCAGTAATGAGTATATTAACTATCTCATAACCTATAAATTTGACTTCCGGAATGAAGAGCTAGTGTCTTACTACATATCttttttaag AGCAATAAGTGGGAAGTTGAACAAGAATACCATCTCGCTACTCATCAAGACACAAAAT GATGAAGTCGTTGCCTTTCCTCTTTATGAAGAAGCAATACGGTTCGCTTTCCATGAAGAGAGCATGGTTCGTACTGCTGTACGTTCCTTGACGCTAAATGTGTATCATG TTGGAGATGAATCAGTAAATACATATGTTGCCAGCAGGCCCCGTGCAgattattttgtgaagttaaTTGAATTTTTCAGGGATCAGTGCATAAGCTTAAATGAATTGGTGGGGAATACCACAAA TAACAAGAGTTCTGAAGCAACCTCTAAAATTCTCTCTGCCGTTGATGACATTGAAGATAATCTCTACTATTTTAGTGATGTGATATCTGCGGGGATTCCTGATGTTGGGAGGTTGATTACAGACAACTTACTgaagcttttgatatttccttACCTTCTTCCTTCTCTGAGGATGGAAGTAATCTAT GAAATGAGGTTTGATGCTGTGGCCTCTCTCTATGTACTTTGTTGCATTCTGCGCATTGTTAAGATTAAAGATCTGGCAAACACTGTTGCTGCTGCCCTTTTCTGTCACATTGAAGCCTTTATTCCCAGTTCTGAAGCTAGGCTTAATGGCTGCACATGTGGTATCTGTTTTACCCAAGAAAGCCAAGAGGCATCCAATGGTGTTGATGCTTTGCAGACTGACTCTGGAAGCTCTCAGAACTCGACTGCCTGTTTACAAAAAACTATAAAAGTCTCGTTACTTGATCACAAGGAATCATGTCTTGCTTTAAG GGATGCTTTGCTCTCATATATCGCCGTTGGGGATGATGTCCAAGTTATGGGTTCTATAAATGTGATGGCTACACTATTACAAGCAAAAG AACTTGATGAATCAATGCTAGATGCTCTTGGAATTCTGCCTGAGCGCAAGAAGCATAAGAAGCTACTGTTG CAAGCTCTGGTAGGTGAAGGCTCTGGAGAAGAACAACTCTTTTCTGAAGAAGGCAACGTAATTAAAGAGGGGTGTGGAGACGAACTTACTAGCTACATAGATAGATTAAAG aatCAGTATGGAGTATCGTGCTCCTGCCCAGAAGTTGCAGAAAGCCCTCGTATACAcaaaaatcaa GTTTTTGACGCATTGGTCAGTCTTTTTTGTCGATCAGATATCTCTGCAGAAACATTGTGGGATGGTGGGTGGCTTCTACGACAGTTGCTTCCTTATAGGGAAACTGAGTTCAACAACAACCACCTTAATTTACTGAAA GATTCATATATGAAGTGCAATAGTCGTCTCATTGAAGAATTTAGAGGATCCTGGCCTGATCTACTTATAACAGTCCTCTGTGATGAATGGAGAAAATGCAAAAGAG CAATTGAGGCTTCCTCACCTCGGAAAGAGCTCAAATGCATACTCCTTCCGCAACACAAGCTCTTAGCAGAAG ATCAGAGTGATTCGTCCCTTGCCGCTGGTGAAAGAATGCGGGAATTGGTGAAG GTGTTTGTACTGTTTCATCAACTCCGTATTTTCTCAGTTGGCAGACCTTTGCCGGACCAACCTCCAATAAATCCCCCAATTGATTTCCCAGAGAAGTGCAGAGCAAAAATTGCAGGTGTAGATAACATTGGTCCAAAACCAAGTACCGAGTTAAGTCTTG cTGATGCTGTGCCATGTAAAATTGCTTTTGAGAGAGGTAAAGAACGCCATTTTTTCTTTTTGGCAATCTCGCTGGGAAGCTCTGGCTGGGTTGTTCTTGCAGAAGAATTAAGCTCTAAAGTACGTCGTGGGGTGGTTCGCATTATTGCACCTTTGGCTGGATGTAAT CCAAAGATAGATGATAAGCATTCGAGATGGCTCCACCTTCGAATCCGTCCAACTACTTTTCCCCTCAGGGATGCTGTAAATTTTACTGCTCAGGCGAAAACTAAATCAAGACCTTTAGTTGATGGGAGGTGGACCCTGGCATTCCGCGACGAATCCTCTTGCAAGTTTGCACAATCAATGGTCGTTGaagaattaaatttacaaaGCAAAGAGGTGGAGAGAAGGCTGGGACCTTTGCTGGATTTTGAAAGAGCcgtcaattatttaaattcttcCGACTTGGAGCCTTCCTCACCAAGAATACCGGTCAATTCATTGTGA